The sequence below is a genomic window from Lysobacter capsici.
ACTGCTGGGCCTACCGCATCGGCGGCGAATACCGCTTCAACGACGACGGCGAACCCTCGGGCACCGCCGGGCGGCCGATCCTGGCGGCGATCGACGGCCAGGGCCTGGACCAGGTGGTGGCGGTGGTGACGCGCTGGTACGGTGGCATCAAGCTCGGCGCAGGCGGCCTGGTGCGCGCCTACGGCGGCAGCGCGGCCGAATGCCTGCGCCGCGCCGAACGCCGCGAACTGGTCTACTACGACGAACTCGACCTGGCCTATCCATTCGAAGACATCGGCGCGGTCCACGCCGCGTTGAACGCCTTCGGCGCGCACAAAGACCACGAGCGTTTCGACGCCGACGGGGTGCGCGTGCGGATTCGCCTGCCTGCGTCGCAGTTGTCCGCCTTGAAAGCGCAGCTGCGCGACGCCACTCGTAATCGCGTGCGCCTGGACGATCCCGGCGAACGGAGCCCAAGCCGATGAACGCCACCCGATGACAGACCCCAGCGCCGGCCCCAGAGCCGACACCCGCCGCGACCTGCAGAAAGCCCCGATCGGCACCCTGAGCACCCTGTGGCCGTTCGTGCGCAGGCACCGTCCCTTGTTCATCGCCTGGCTGTTCGCCTTGGCCGCCTCCAGCGCGGCGACGCTGAGCATGCCGCTGGCGTTCAAGAAGATGATCGACCAGGGCTTCGCCCAGAGCGCGTCCGGCGGCGGCAGCGGCGCGATCGACCAGGCCTTCCTGATCCTGTTCCTGGTCGCCATCGCGCTGGCCCTGGCCACCGCGGTGCGCTTCTACTTCGTCGCCATCCTCGGCGAAAAAGTCGTCGCCGACCTGCGCGAAACCCTGTACCGCCACGTGATCGCGCTGGACGCGGGCTTCCACGACCGCACCCGCAGCGGCGAACTGGTCTCGCGCCTGACCGCCGACGCCGAACTGCTGCGCAGCGTGGTCGGTTCGAGCATGTCGGTGGCCCTGCGCAGCTCGGTCACGGTGATCGGCAGCCTGGGCATGCTGTTCTATACCAGCCCGCGCCTGGCCGGCTACGCCCTGATCGGCATTCCGCTGGCGGTGCTGCCGATCATCATCGGCGGGCGCAAGCTGCAGAAGATCTCGCGCAACACCCAGGACCGCATCGCCGACGCCAACACCCTGGCCGCCGAAACCCTCGGCGCGGTGCGCACGGTCCAGGCCCACGCCCGCGAGCCCTACGAACAAGGCCGTTTCAGCGAATCGCTGCGGATCGCGGTCAAGACCGCGCGCCAGCGCATCACCGCCCAGGCCCTGGTCACCGCGATCGCGATCACCCTGGTGTTCGGCGCGATCACCCTGGTGCTGTGGTCGGGCGCGCACGACGTGGTCGCCGGCCGCCTGAGCGCCGGCACCCTGGGCCAGTTCGTGCTGTACGCCTTGATCGGCGGCGGCTCGATCGGCGCCTTGGCCGAGGTCTGGAACGACCTGCAGCGCGCCGCCGGCGGCATGGGCCGGATCAGCGAACTGCTCAACGAAACCAACGCGGTGAAGGCGCCGGCGCAGCCCACGCCGCTGCCGCAGCCGTTGCGCGGCGAGATCGTGTTCGATCAGGTCGCCTTCCACTACCCGCAGCGCATGGACCTGCCGGCGCTGCAGAACTTCAGCCTGCGGGTGAACCCCGGCGAGACCGTGGCCCTGGTCGGCCCGTCCGGCGCCGGCAAGAGCACGGTGTTCTCGATCCTGCTGCGCTTCCACGACCCGCAAAGCGGCGCGGTGCGCGTGGACGGCATCGACGTGCGCGACACCGACCCGGCCGACCTGCGCGAATCGATCGCGCTGGTGCCGCAGCAACCGACCATCTTCGCCACCACCGCGCGCGACAACATCCGCTACGGGCGGCTCGGCGCCAACGACGAGGAAGTCGACCAGGCCGTGCGCGCCGCGCATGCCGAAGACTTCATCCGCGCCCTGCCCGAGGGCCTGTCGACCGAACTGGGCGAGCGCGGCGCGCGCCTGTCCGGCGGCCAGCAGCAACGCATCGCGATCGCCCGCGCCCTGCTCAAGGACGCGCCGATCCTGCTGCTCGACGAAGCCACCAGCGCGCTCGACGCGCAAAGCGAACGCGCGGTGCAGCAGGCGCTGGAAACGCTGATGGAAGGCCGCACCACTCTCGTCATCGCGCATCGCCTGGCGACCGTGCTCAAGGCCGACCGGATCGTGGTCATGGACCGCGGCCACATCGTCGCCGAAGGCACCCACGCG
It includes:
- a CDS encoding ABC transporter transmembrane domain-containing protein → MTDPSAGPRADTRRDLQKAPIGTLSTLWPFVRRHRPLFIAWLFALAASSAATLSMPLAFKKMIDQGFAQSASGGGSGAIDQAFLILFLVAIALALATAVRFYFVAILGEKVVADLRETLYRHVIALDAGFHDRTRSGELVSRLTADAELLRSVVGSSMSVALRSSVTVIGSLGMLFYTSPRLAGYALIGIPLAVLPIIIGGRKLQKISRNTQDRIADANTLAAETLGAVRTVQAHAREPYEQGRFSESLRIAVKTARQRITAQALVTAIAITLVFGAITLVLWSGAHDVVAGRLSAGTLGQFVLYALIGGGSIGALAEVWNDLQRAAGGMGRISELLNETNAVKAPAQPTPLPQPLRGEIVFDQVAFHYPQRMDLPALQNFSLRVNPGETVALVGPSGAGKSTVFSILLRFHDPQSGAVRVDGIDVRDTDPADLRESIALVPQQPTIFATTARDNIRYGRLGANDEEVDQAVRAAHAEDFIRALPEGLSTELGERGARLSGGQQQRIAIARALLKDAPILLLDEATSALDAQSERAVQQALETLMEGRTTLVIAHRLATVLKADRIVVMDRGHIVAEGTHAQLLAEGGLYAELAKLQFLD
- a CDS encoding IMPACT family protein; this translates as MSDDAPTATLAARASHQIEVKHSRFLALAAPVTTLAEALAFVQEVADPDATHNCWAYRIGGEYRFNDDGEPSGTAGRPILAAIDGQGLDQVVAVVTRWYGGIKLGAGGLVRAYGGSAAECLRRAERRELVYYDELDLAYPFEDIGAVHAALNAFGAHKDHERFDADGVRVRIRLPASQLSALKAQLRDATRNRVRLDDPGERSPSR